TTGAATATTTGGCCGTGATTAATATTACAAGTTGCCTTCCCACTGGAGTACTAGAATGTATTACGTGCAAATAAGTCTTATGATACTACCCTTTGTTGGTGTTTTTGGATCGCTTGCCTATTCGTTACTATTGTTTAAAAGGTTCCTGAAAAAACAAATAAATAGGCGCGATGCAATCAGGAGAACATTTTGGGTCGATTTTTGCGCCATCCTACTCGTATTCATGAGTTATTTTCTTTGGGAATTTGATGGAAATATTAGAAATTGGGTGTTTTATTGGATCGTCTCCATATTGATATCTTTTGTGATCGCCGCCTCTTCCATTGCACCATATTGGAAGTGGGAAGAATAAATCAAAGTACTATACGTTCTTCGGATACCTCGATTTCACAAGCATCGTCACTTTCGAGAACGGCAATCTCCTCTCGCAGACGAAGTAGTGCGAAGCCTCCCGTAGGGACAAAGCTTGGGGTGAAGTCCGCCACCAAAGCGGACCGTCGCTGACGGCGTATACGTACACAGGACAATACTCCTACACAGGATCATACGGTCTCATGTACTACAATGCCAGATGGTACGACCCCACTCTGGGACGCTTTGCCCAAGCGGATAGCATCGTCCCGCCGGGGGCAGGTGGACTGGACCGCTACGCCTACGTCAACAACTCGCCGATGAATTACGTCGACCCGAGTGGGCATTTTACTTGCTCAAATGACAGGAACAGTGATGATTATTGTCCTAATCATTCACCTTCGGGAGGTGGCAGTGGAACAAATAACCCCGCTGGCGGAGGAGGTGGAGGCGATATTTATGTTAGTGAAGCCGATTCCGGTAACCCGAATATTCCTATGAACGATATTCTTCCCTCCCCTCAATCTATGTGCGGATATGTAATCGAGTCCTATATCTGCGATATGGATTATTCAACTTTAGTCAACCCGCAAAATCCTTACTCTATTCCAGCAATGGTAGATTCCGGAGTCAGCGCTGCACAATCATTTTGGGGCGATTACACACTAAACGCCATAGGTGTCTCTGGGAATGTTTCCCCAGGTTACAATGTTGTTCAAAGTGCTTATGGTATTGACGCTTTATATCTTATTGGTGATAGGTCACTTGCGGTGTATGTTCATGGAGGACCTGCCCCAGGTCTAGGGGGTGGGATCATACCTTCTGTAGCCGGAATTGTTGGATTTAATATAGACGGTGTAAATAATTACGAAGGTGGCAGCCAAAGCATACAAGGTAGAGGGGCAGCAATGTTTGATGGCATCACAGCTGGTTATTCATGGCCGGCATTTAAGAAGCCTTTTGGAGCAAGTGATCCACAAAGCCTGGCAATTGGACCGGCAATAGGAGCTGGTGCTTCATTAAATTATTCTGCTCAAGGATACGTTAATATATTTTATTATTCGTTCCGCTAAATAGGACATGCAGGTAAACATGAAATATGATAACAACTTCCTCTTATTAAATTTAACTTTGCTAGGATTTTGGTTAGTAGGAATTGCGTTGATTATTTTTTGTGTAAAGCGATTACTCTACAATCAACAAGAGTTAACACAAAAAAAGACTAAACAAAAAACAACGATAATTAAAAGAAAAATTACTATGATGTTTATAAATATTATCTGGTTATCAATATGGGAAATCTTATTGACCGTGATATGGATAACTGAAATCGTCAACCATTTTCAGTAAATGAGCCCCAAAATGGTAAAGGGACAGCCTCTCGGCTGTCCCTTTACCATTTCCTAATTTACCGATCTACCCACATCATCCCCCCTCATACAAATACCCCGTCCCGCGCACGCTGACGACCTTCTCCGAAAGCGAGGGGAAGGCTTCCAGTTTGTGGCGCAGGCGGCTGACGAGCGGGCGCAAAATTTCGGGGGCTTCGCGCGCCGAGGTGTCGTAACCCTGCACGAGCAGCACCAGTTCGCGGTGCGAAAAGACCTTGCCCTCATTCTCCATCAGGATGCGCAGGAGTCGACCCTCGGCGGGCGTGAGATGCTCGATCTTACTCTTATGTTTGATCTGACGACGCGACAGGTCGACCATGGTGCCGTCTTTGAGCGTGTACACTTCCTGCGTGGATTCGGACCCGGTCACCGCCGCAGTCCCCGCCCGCAGTTTGCTTCGCCGACCCAGACCTTTTTTTACGCTGGCAAGGATCTGCGCCGGGGAGGCAGGCTTGAGCAAATAATCGTGGATGCGTAGCCGCAAAGCTTGCACGGCGGTTTCGATTGAACCGTGCGCGGTGAGCAATATGATTTCCGTTTCGGGGGACGTTTGGTTGACGACCTGGATGACTTCGAGACCGTCCATGCCCGGCATTTTGAGGTCCACGACCATCAGGTCCACGGCGTGGGTGCGGATGTGTTCGACGGCCGCCTGCCCGTTCGGGACGGATTGGACGAGATACCCCTCGAGTTTCAGAATATCGGTGAGAGATTGCCGGGCTACAGGTTCGTCGTCAACGACAAGGATGTTCGACTTCATTGTTTACCTCCGGTTGGCAGCAGGATTCTAAAACAGGCGCCGGGTGCGCGGTCCGCAAGCAGTTCCAACGACCCGCCGTGCGCGGTAATTATATTGTAACTTACTGTTAAGCCGAGCCCCGTGCCCCCGTCTTTGGTACTAAAGAAGGGCTCGAAGATGTTGGCTTGTTCGGCTGTGGAAATCCCTTTACCGCTGTCCTGAAAGAATATCTCCACCCCGTTCTCCCACTTCCGCGCGGTGATTCGCAGGTCGCCCCCGCCCGGCGTCATCGCGTCTGCCGCATTGAGGATGAGATTGATGAAAACCTGCTGGACCTGACTCCCCACAGCCGATATGAGCGGCAGGTCATCGCGGATATCCTTGACGACATTGACCTTCGCCTCGGATAACTGCCTGGACATCAGGCTCAAGACGTACTCGAGCATATCCACCAGGTTGACCTGCGTCTGGGTGGATGCGTTCGGGCGGTAAAAATCCAGCATGCGGCGGGCGGTGACCATCAGGCGTTCGAGTTCCGTCCGCGCCATATCGAAATACTCCCGGCGTTTTTCCTCCGGCAGGTCTTCGCGCCCGGCAAGATGCAGACAATTTTGAACCGCCTGAAGCGGATTGTTGAGTTCATGGGCAATGGATGCGCTCAACCGTCCCGCCGCCGCCATTTTCTCCGATTGGACCAAGGCTTTTTGCGATGCTTCGAGCTGGCGCACATATTCCACCTGCTCGGCATACAGGCGGGAATTTTCGAGCGCGGTCGCAGCCTGGCGCGCAAGGATCTGGAACAATTCCAGATCCGATTCGCGAAACGGTGATTCGTCCACCGCGCGGGCGGCGTAGAAGACCGTGCTCAGGCTTGGATGATGAACCGGCACGAGAATCGCAGAACCAAGATCGAGGTCCGCGAGAAGCGTTTTGAGTGACGGATTTCCGGGTCCGGTTGCATTGATCAAAACCGGGGAATCCGAGCCCCCCGCGCTGGAAATCAATTCCAACAATGAATTCGATTCGTAAATCCCCCGCGCGGCAAGGCGGGAATAATCCTTTGCGTCCTTCGGTTTTTGATAACACGCCGCCTGCGAACAATTGACCTGGGCGGTGATGGCTTTGATGACGAGATCGAGCAAAGGCGCGCGGCGAATCTCGGAAAGCATCGCCTCGGTGACGGTAAATAGCGGGCGCAATGCCTGTGTGCGCGCGGCATCGCGTTTCTTTCGATTGTCGGCGAATGCAAGTTTGACGGCATCGACCAGTTCGGCGCCCTGTTTGAACGGTTTGAGGATGAGCCCATCCACACCCTGCCGCAATGCGCGGATCGCGGTATCCACCGTTCCATGTCCCGTCATGATGAGAATTGCGGCATCCGGCTGCCAGCGTTGGATATGCTGTATAACTTCGAAACCATCCACTTCGGGCATGCGAATGTCGACGAGAAGAAGGTCGATCGGATGGTCTTCAAAGTACTCGACAGCTTTACGCGGATTGGTCTCGGTGACAACACGGTAACCCGCGCGCGAAAGCACCCGCTCGCACAGCATGGCAATTCCGGGTTCATCATCGACGACGTAAACGAAAGGTGATTCCATGTTCTCCGACTTTGTGTAACGGGCGTTATCCAACGCCCCGAGGCGCGTAAGAGAACGCGCCCTACGCGATAATGATTACAACGGCAGCCAGACCTCGAAGGCAGAACCGCGCCCGGATTGGCTCAGGACTTCGATCGTGCCGCCGTGATCGGCGACGATACCATACGTGACAGATAGACCAAGACCCGTGCCGCCGCTGTCGCCTTTGGTGGTAAAGAACGGCTCGAAGATCTTCGCCTGGGCTTCGGGTGTGATCCCCGTACCCGTATCGCGCACAGACATCACGACCCAATCGCGGTTTTCACGCCTGCTCCGGAACGTGCGTACCTGCATCTCGCCGCCGCGCGGCATCGCCTGCAATGCGTTGTGGATCAGATTGAGCAGAACCTGTTTCATTTGATTCGAATCAATGGACACCCAGGGCAGGGATTCGTCGAGCTCGAGGATGAGCGCAACATTGTTCGTTTGAATCAAATGACGAGTCAGCGCAATGACATCGTTCACCACTTCGTTCAGATCGGCGCTGGCGCGGATGCGCTCCCCCTGCCGCGAGAAATCGAGCAGACGACGGACGACGGAACTAGCCCTGCGCGCCTCGTTCAGGACCATGAGCAATTCCTGCCGGTGGTGTGAATCTTCGGGCAGGTCTTCCAGCATCAACTCTGAAAATCCCGTCACGGTGGTCAACGGGTTATTCAATTCATGCGCCACACCTGCCGCCATTTCGCCGACTGCTGCAAGTTTTGCCGCCTGCAAGAGACGATTCTCGGCGGCGCGCTGGGCTTCCATGCGTTCCTTGAGTTCCATCTCGGTCATCTGGAGTTGATGGACGGTTTCCTGCAAGCGTTGATATTGATTGGCGCTGGTCACCACCGAGGCGAGAATCCCTGCGAGCGCTTCCATCGCGATCAAGTCGTTATGAGAGAAAGCGTTCAAT
This portion of the Anaerolineales bacterium genome encodes:
- a CDS encoding response regulator transcription factor, with the translated sequence MKSNILVVDDEPVARQSLTDILKLEGYLVQSVPNGQAAVEHIRTHAVDLMVVDLKMPGMDGLEVIQVVNQTSPETEIILLTAHGSIETAVQALRLRIHDYLLKPASPAQILASVKKGLGRRSKLRAGTAAVTGSESTQEVYTLKDGTMVDLSRRQIKHKSKIEHLTPAEGRLLRILMENEGKVFSHRELVLLVQGYDTSAREAPEILRPLVSRLRHKLEAFPSLSEKVVSVRGTGYLYEGG
- a CDS encoding response regulator codes for the protein MESPFVYVVDDEPGIAMLCERVLSRAGYRVVTETNPRKAVEYFEDHPIDLLLVDIRMPEVDGFEVIQHIQRWQPDAAILIMTGHGTVDTAIRALRQGVDGLILKPFKQGAELVDAVKLAFADNRKKRDAARTQALRPLFTVTEAMLSEIRRAPLLDLVIKAITAQVNCSQAACYQKPKDAKDYSRLAARGIYESNSLLELISSAGGSDSPVLINATGPGNPSLKTLLADLDLGSAILVPVHHPSLSTVFYAARAVDESPFRESDLELFQILARQAATALENSRLYAEQVEYVRQLEASQKALVQSEKMAAAGRLSASIAHELNNPLQAVQNCLHLAGREDLPEEKRREYFDMARTELERLMVTARRMLDFYRPNASTQTQVNLVDMLEYVLSLMSRQLSEAKVNVVKDIRDDLPLISAVGSQVQQVFINLILNAADAMTPGGGDLRITARKWENGVEIFFQDSGKGISTAEQANIFEPFFSTKDGGTGLGLTVSYNIITAHGGSLELLADRAPGACFRILLPTGGKQ
- a CDS encoding RHS repeat-associated core domain-containing protein — encoded protein: MTAYTYTGQYSYTGSYGLMYYNARWYDPTLGRFAQADSIVPPGAGGLDRYAYVNNSPMNYVDPSGHFTCSNDRNSDDYCPNHSPSGGGSGTNNPAGGGGGGDIYVSEADSGNPNIPMNDILPSPQSMCGYVIESYICDMDYSTLVNPQNPYSIPAMVDSGVSAAQSFWGDYTLNAIGVSGNVSPGYNVVQSAYGIDALYLIGDRSLAVYVHGGPAPGLGGGIIPSVAGIVGFNIDGVNNYEGGSQSIQGRGAAMFDGITAGYSWPAFKKPFGASDPQSLAIGPAIGAGASLNYSAQGYVNIFYYSFR